The following proteins are encoded in a genomic region of Pseudoxanthomonas suwonensis 11-1:
- the rhlB gene encoding ATP-dependent RNA helicase RhlB — protein MSDKPLTDVTFSSFDLHPELLAGLESAGFTRCTPIQALTLPVALRGGDVAGQAQTGTGKTLAFLVAVMNRLLTRPALAERKPEDPRALILAPTRELAIQIHKDAVKFGSQLGLRFALVYGGVDYDKQRELLQQGVDVIIATPGRLIDYVKQHKVVSLHACEMCVLDEADRMFDLGFIKDIRFLLRRMPVRTERQTLLFSATLSHRVLELAYEHMNEPEKLVVETETITAARVRQRLYYPSDEEKLPLLLGLLSRSEGARTMVFVNTKVFVERVARALEKAGYRVGVLSGDVPQKKRETLLNRFQKGQLEILVATDVAARGLHIDGIKYVYNYDLPFDAEDYVHRIGRTARLGEEGDAISFACERYAMSLPDIEAYIEQKIPSEPVTAELLTPLPRPERVRAEGDEGEDESIGQIFREAREQRAADEERRGGGRSRGGRSGSGSGGGRSGERREGERRPRRKPQGEGAAPTAAGEAQAVAPAAAVAEAPRAAQAPAAGSAPAAEGERGPRKRRRRRKGKPVDGAAAPAAADQANPSAVPAIRQSAPSNRGGAQAQPRDAGKRESLLGRIGRKLRSLVGG, from the coding sequence ATGAGCGACAAGCCGCTGACCGATGTGACTTTTTCCTCCTTCGACCTGCACCCGGAGCTGTTGGCCGGGCTCGAGTCGGCGGGCTTTACCCGTTGCACCCCCATCCAGGCGTTGACCCTGCCGGTGGCCCTCCGCGGCGGCGACGTCGCCGGCCAGGCCCAGACCGGCACCGGCAAGACCCTGGCCTTCCTGGTCGCGGTGATGAACCGCCTGCTGACCCGCCCGGCGCTGGCCGAGCGCAAGCCGGAAGACCCGCGCGCCCTGATCCTGGCCCCGACCCGAGAGCTGGCGATCCAGATCCACAAGGACGCGGTCAAGTTCGGTTCCCAGCTGGGGCTGCGCTTCGCACTGGTCTACGGCGGCGTGGACTACGACAAGCAGCGCGAGCTGCTGCAGCAGGGCGTGGACGTGATCATCGCCACCCCCGGCCGCCTGATCGACTACGTCAAGCAGCACAAGGTGGTCTCGCTGCACGCCTGCGAGATGTGCGTGCTGGACGAGGCCGACCGCATGTTCGACCTCGGCTTCATCAAGGACATCCGCTTCCTGCTGCGGCGCATGCCGGTGCGCACCGAGCGCCAGACCCTGCTGTTCTCGGCCACCCTCAGCCACCGCGTGCTGGAGCTGGCCTACGAGCACATGAACGAGCCGGAGAAGCTGGTGGTCGAGACCGAGACCATCACCGCCGCGCGCGTGCGCCAGCGCCTGTACTACCCCTCCGACGAGGAGAAGCTGCCGCTGCTGCTGGGCCTGCTGTCGCGCAGCGAGGGCGCCCGCACCATGGTGTTCGTCAACACCAAGGTGTTCGTCGAGCGCGTGGCCCGCGCGCTGGAGAAGGCCGGCTACCGGGTCGGCGTGCTCTCCGGCGACGTGCCGCAGAAGAAGCGCGAGACCCTGCTCAACCGCTTCCAGAAGGGCCAGCTGGAGATCCTGGTCGCCACCGACGTGGCCGCCCGCGGCCTGCACATCGACGGCATCAAGTACGTCTACAACTACGACCTGCCGTTCGACGCCGAGGACTACGTCCACCGCATCGGCCGCACCGCGCGCCTGGGCGAGGAGGGCGATGCGATCAGCTTCGCCTGCGAGCGCTACGCGATGAGCCTGCCGGACATCGAGGCCTACATCGAGCAGAAGATTCCCTCCGAGCCGGTCACCGCCGAGCTGCTGACCCCGCTGCCGCGCCCGGAGCGGGTGCGCGCCGAAGGCGACGAGGGCGAGGACGAGAGTATCGGCCAGATCTTCCGCGAGGCCCGCGAGCAGCGCGCCGCCGACGAGGAACGCCGCGGTGGCGGCCGTTCGCGTGGCGGCCGCAGCGGCTCCGGCAGTGGTGGTGGCCGTAGCGGCGAGCGTCGCGAAGGCGAGCGCCGTCCGCGCCGCAAGCCGCAGGGCGAGGGCGCTGCCCCCACCGCCGCTGGCGAGGCCCAGGCCGTCGCTCCGGCCGCCGCCGTGGCCGAGGCCCCGCGCGCCGCGCAGGCTCCGGCCGCCGGGTCCGCGCCGGCTGCCGAGGGCGAGCGCGGCCCGCGCAAGCGTCGCCGCCGCCGCAAGGGCAAGCCGGTCGATGGCGCCGCCGCGCCGGCCGCCGCCGACCAGGCCAATCCGTCGGCCGTGCCGGCGATCCGCCAGTCGGCTCCGTCCAACCGAGGCGGCGCCCAGGCGCAGCCCAGGGACGCCGGCAAGCGCGAGTCGCTGCTGGGCCGCATCGGCCGCAAGCTGCGTTCGCTGGTCGGCGGCTGA